The Klebsiella sp. RIT-PI-d genomic sequence TATCGATCAGTATTTTGCTAAAGCCAGTTATAAATTTGATATTGCCGGAAGTCCGTTCACCACCAGCTACCAGTTTTATGCTGCTCGTGACAAAGTTGACGATCATAGTACCAACGATATCTATGACGGCACGGCCTGGCTACAGGCGCTGACGTTTGGTTATAAACCCGCAGAGGTGGTGGATTTACGTCTTGAGGGCACCTGGGTTAAAGCTAATGGTCAGCAGGGTTATTTTCTCCAGCGTATGACACCCACTTACGCCTCATCTAACGGCCGCCTCGATATCTGGTGGGATAACCGTTCAGACTTTAACGCCAACGGCGAAAAAGCCGTTTTCTTAGGTGCAATGTACGATCTCAAAAACTGGGATCTGCCAGGCTGGAACGTAGGAGCATCCTGGGTTTATGCCTGGGATGCGAAGCCTGCGACCTGGCAATTAAATCCGGATGCCTGGTATGATAAAGATCGCACTATCGAAGAGTCCTCTTATAGCCTGGATGCCGTTTATACTCTTCAGGAGGGCCGGGCTAAGGGAACCATGTTTAAACTTCACTTCACCGAATATGATAATCATTCGGATATTCCGAGCTATGGCGGCGGTTATGGCAATATTTTCCAGGATGAGCGCGACGTGAAATTTATGGTTATCGCGCCATTTACGATTTTCTAAGGCAGACTAAGACGGTTACACCCGGCGGCGCAAAGCCGCCGGTATTTCTACGGGATGTCAGGAAGATAATTGACCCTCACCAGTTTGCCCTTGCTCATTTCAATCGCGTTTTCCTCACGCAGAAAGGCCACTGACTTCATCACAATACTGCGCGACAAGTTTGTCATTTTAATGACAAAGTTAGCGACGTTTATACTGGCAAGCATATCCGGCTCAAGGCGACTAAGCAGCAGGATAGCACCCTGCACGCAAACCATGCTGCTGCCGCCCAACAGCAACTCCTCGCGCTCCTGCTGTCGCGTAACCTGCGCCAGCAGAAGCGTATACATGTCCTGATGTGCTTTCAACTCATCAATTCTGCTAAAAAAGTCTTTATTGCTGACCAGTCGATAGTCGCAGTCACTGTCTGCATGCAGAATAACATACTGCTCTGGCGTCCCGGGCATGATCATACCCGTAATGCCCGGTGCCCTTGAGCGCGTTAACAGCAATCCATCCCGTCGGCGCACAAGCGAGTAGTCGCCAGCATACAGTAAACAAATCTTATCGGCCTGAAAGGTCAGGGCGTGGTATTGCGCAAGGCGATTCTTATTCCTGTCGTCGAAAATGGCAAGAATATGGGTAATTGCAGACTGATATGCGGTGTTTTTATGCATGACTTAATCCATTGTCAATATCATCAGACGTCGTGCACAACGCCCGTAACACATCATTCTAGGCCGCGTAAATGATCACTGATATTAATGAATTCTGAATTTACTGCCTGAAAAAATAAAAAAGCCAGCCGGGGAGGCTGGCTGACTTAGCGTCCTGGTCGATTACTTGTTGTTGCCTTCGTGAATATGTTCGTTTTCACGGCAGTCACCTTCAGCACAGTGACCATAGAGATAAAGACTATGGTTGGTGAGACGGATACCGTGTTTAGCGGCAATCTCACGCTGGCGTAACTCGATTGAATCATCGCTAAACTCAATCACTTTGCCGCAGTCGAGGCAGATAAGGTGATCGTGATGATGCTGCTGAGTCAGTTCAAAAACGGATTTACCACCCTCAAAATTATGACGGGTGACAATGCCTGCATCGTCAAACTGGTTCAGAACGCGATAGACGGTAGCGAGGCCAATCTCTTCGCCCATGTCGATAAGGCGTTTGTATAAGTCTTCCGCGCTGACATGGTGATTGTCAGGCCCCTGAAGCACTTCCAGAATTTTTAACCGGGGAAGCGTGACTTTCAGGCCTGCTTTCTTTAATGCGGTATTGTTGTCAGTCATGCGGAATCTGTCCTGTTGCTATAAGATTCACTCCCCACAGGGAAGTATTTACAGAGAGTGCATCGGTCATAATGACTCTCATTATAGAACTGCCATGCCTGATTGAAAACCGTAAGTATCAGACAAATTTAGCAATTAAAACGAGGCGTTGTTCGCAAAGCGGAAACCGTCCTCGTTAAATCAGTGGCTATTGTACAGATAAGTACTGAAAAGTTAAAAAATTGTAGCAATTATTTTGATTGCTCAAAGCTATCGATAAAGCGCAGCCTTGCGGCTGCGCTTTACTGACATCAGGCATTGATAATAGCATCGAGGTGCAGCTCTTCAGAGATCTGCTTGACCCACTGCTCAACGCGTTCGGCGGTTAGCTCGGGCTGGCGGTCTTCGTCAATGGCAAGACCGACGAAATGATCGTCATCAGCGAGGCCTTTTGACGCTTCAAAGTGATAACCCGCGGTTGGCCAGTGGCCGACAATCGTTGCGCCGCGCGGCTCTATGATGTCACGAATAGTGCCCAGCGCGTCGCAGAAGTATTCTGCGTAGTCTTCCTGATCGCCACAGCCAAAAAGGGCAACCAGCTTACCGTTGAAGTCTACCTCTTCCAGCGTCGGGAAAAAGTCATCCCAGTCACATTGTGCTTCACCGTAGTACCAGGTTGGAATGCCCAGCAGCAGAATATCGTAGCCTGCGAGATCTTCTTTGCTGCTCTTAGCAATGTCATGGACATCGGCGACATCCTTACCTAACTGCTTTTGAATCATCTTTGCGATGTTTTCGGTATTGCCGGTATCGCTGCCGAAAAAGATGCCTGTGATTGCCATGAGTAAAATAACCTCTTGATACTTAGTAATATGGTGGTGGCGCATTGCACACGGATAAGGGCAATGATAGCAGAACAGAGAAGTACGCGGAAATAGCAATCGCTCTCGACTGCACTCCCTGCTACATGAAAAAAGGATTCAGGGCGATTTTCAGACAATATCCTGCGCGTGCAGTAGCGCAAGCTGGCTCAGGAGGATCTCTTCGATAAGCTCACTACGGCTGATCTGGCGAGCATCTGCCAGCTCATTCAGGGCGTCCACTGCGTCCGCGTTCAGCTTCAGCTCGACGCGCTTCAGGCCGCGAACCTTGTCACGTTTTAACTGATTACGCTTATTGATGCGTAACTGTTCATCACGCGCAAGGGGATTGGTTTTGGGTCTTCCCGGGCGACGCTCATTTGCGAACAGATCTAATGTGGTACGGTCCGTTTGTTCTTTTGCCATGATTCAGAGTGACTTCGGGGAATAAAAGCAGCCGGGCTTAAGTCCGGTTGGGTAGCACGCCATCATACAGCAGTGGGAGAAGCACGCCAACGTCCGCAGGCAATCTGGCGTGCGGACGTTGCATTTTTAATCAGCCTCACGCTCTGTCAGATAGCGACGAATAGCCCGTAGTACCGCCTCTGGTTTTTCGGCGTGTACCCAGTGTCCGGCACCCGCGATGACATGCGCACGCGCCTGCGGGAACTGGGCCAGCAGCGGTTCCCGGCAGGCTTCATTAACATAGGGAGAGTTGCCGCCGGGAATAAACAGCGCCGGGCGATCCCAGGCCGGGAGGGTTTGCCAGCCGGTAATCTGTGAATAGTGTTGCCACAATACCGGCACATTAAAGCGCCATTCGCCGTCGGCAAATGACTTCAGCAAAAACTGAATAACGCCTTCTTCATTAAGATGCTGGCGCATCACCGTAGCCGCCTGCTGACGCGTAGCGCAGCCGGCGTCCGTCACCGCATTGATCGCAGCAAATATTTCATCATGGCGTCGCTCGGCATAGCGTACCGGGGCGATATCAATGGCGACCAGCCCGTCAATGCGATCGGCGGCCAGCGCGGTAAGCGCCATGACCGCTTTGCCACCCATTGAATGCCCCACAAAGGTGGCTTTTTCAATATCATGTGCGTCCAGAGTATCCAGCAGATCCTGGGCCATCACTGAATAGTCCATTTCCGGGGCGCGAGGCGAAAGCCCGTGGTTGCGCATGTCGACTTGCAGGATTGAGTAATCGCGTACCAGATCGCGAGCAAGGACGCCCAGATTATCAAGGCTGCCGAACAACCCGTGAACGAGGACAATGGGTGAAGATCCAGTCAAATGTTGTGCAGATTGCGTGCGGGTATTTAATTTCATGGTAAAGATCTTTTTTTCGCGTTGGCAGGTTAAGGTATTATGGTGAACATTCTGCCGCCCGGCTGCAAGCTTTCAGAAGTTTCCGGAGTTTTACGGTCACCCGGGCTTTACGCTATCCGCAGTTGAGATTTGCTCTTATAATCTCAATAACTTGTACTCAAAAAATAACGTACTGGATCAAGATGAAAACGATCGAAGTTGATGATGAACTCTATCGCTATATTGCCAGCCACACGCAGCACATTGGCGAGAGCGCATCCGACATTTTACGGCGCCTGCTGAAATTTTCTGCCGTTGCACAGCCTGTCTCTCCGGTCAATAAAGAGGTTAGTGCCCCCGCAGCGGTGGCCGAGAAAAAACCGGCTAATACGGCTAAAGATAACGTTCGTGCTATGCGCGAGCTGCTGCTGTCTGACGAATACGCAGAACAGCGTAAAGCAGTGAATCGTTTTATGCTGATATTATCTACACTCTATTCACTCAATAGCAGTGCGTTTGCAGAAGCGACCGAATCACTGCACGGACGGACCCGCGTTTATTTCGCATCTGACGAGCAGACTCTGCTACAAAGCGGTAATCAGACTAAACCGAAACAGGTCCCCGGCACGCCGTACTGGGTGATTACCAATACCAATACCGGCCGTAAATGCGGCATGATTGAACATATCATGCAATCAATGCAGTTCCCGGTGGAGCTGATTGAAAAGGTTTGCGGCACTATTTAATCCATGCACCAGAAGGACCAGGCAATGGCAGTTCACAATCGTGCGGGTCAGCCAGCACAACAAAGTGATTTGATTAACGTCGCTCAACTGACGTCACAGTACTACGTGCTGAAACCGACAGTGGGTAACCCGGAACACGCCGTGAAGTTTGGCACCTCCGGCCATCGTGGTAGCGCGGCGCGTCACAGTTTTAATGAACCGCATATTCTGGCTATCGCGCAGGCAATTGCTGAAGAACGCGCGAAAAACGGCATCACCGGACCATGCTACGTGGGTAAAGACACCCATGCGCTGTCAGAGCCTGCCTTTATTTCTGTGGTGGAAGTGCTTGCAGCCAATGGCGTGGACATGATTGTCCAGGAAAACAATGGCTTTACCCCAACGCCTGCGGTTTCAAATGCCATTCTGGTTCATAACAAAAAAGGCGGCGCGCAGGCGGACGGTATTGTTATTACGCCATCGCACAATCCGCCGGAAGATGGCGGGATCAAATACAATCCGCCGAACGGCGGTCCGGCAGACACCAACGTCACGAAAGTGGTTGAGGATCGTGCTAACGCGCTGCTGGCCGACGATCTTAAAGGCGTCAAGCGTCTGGCATTTGACGCAGCCATGGCCTCAGGTCACGTGAAAGAGCAGGATCTGGTGCAGCCTTTTGTTGAAGGGCTGGCGGAGATCGTTGATATTGCCGCGATTCAGAAAGCAGGTTTGACCCTGGGTGTTGATCCGCTGGGCGGTTCAGGGATCGAATACTGGAAACGTATTGCCGAACACTACAACCTGAATCTGACCATCGTTAACGATCATGTGGATCAGACCTTCCGCTTTATGCATCTGGATAAAGACGAAGTGATCCGTATGGACTGCTCTTCTGAGTCTGCGATGGCCGGTCTGCTGGCCCTGCGTGATAAATTTGACCTGGCATTTGCTAACGATCCGGATTACGACCGCCACGGCATTGTGACGCCAGCCGGTCTGATGAATCCAAACCACTATCTGGCCGTTGCAATCAACTACCTGTTCCAGCATCGTCCGCAGTGGGGCAAAGATGTTGCAGTAGGTAAAACGCTGGTGTCGTCTGCGATGATCGACCGCGTGGTAAACGATCTGGGCCGCAAGCTGGTTGAAGTGCCGGTGGGCTTTAAGTGGTTCGTTGATGGCCTTTATGACGGCAGCTTCGGCTTTGGTGGTGAAGAGAGTGCGGGGGCATCGTTCCTGCGTTTCGACGGTACGCCGTGGTCGACGGACAAAGACGGCATCATCATGTGCCTGTTGGCCGCGGAAATCACCGCGGTAACCGGAAAAAATCCGCAGCAGCATTATGACGAGCTGGCGGCGCGTTTTGGCGCACCGAGCTACAACCGTCTGGGCGCAAGCGCAACCTCCGCGCAGAAAGCGGCTCTGTCTAAACTGTCTCCGGAAATGGTCAGCGCTGATACCCTGGCAGGCGATCCCATCACCGCGCGTTTAACGACCGCACCGGGTAACGGCGCGTCAATTGGTGGCTTAAAAGTGATGACCGACAACGGCTGGTTTGCCGCCCGTCCGTCAGGCACTGAGGACGCATACAAAATCTATTGTGAAAGCTTCCTTGGCGAAGAACACCGGAAACGCATTGAAAAAGAAGCAGTAGAGATTGTCAGCGCAGTTCTGAAAAACGCCTGATTATACTGCTATTCTATAGCGCCTCCTGCGGGAGGCGTTTTGCGTTTTAACGGTCCGCGATGGCTAAAACATAAAGCGATAGCCAATCCCGGTTTCGGTTAATAAATGTGCTGGCCGGGCCGGATCAACTTCCAGTTTCTGGCGTAAATGCCCCATATAGATGCGCAAATAATGGCCGTGCTCAACGGCATTAGGTCCCCATACCTGGGTTAACAACTGGCGCTGAGTCAGCACTTTTCCGGCATTATTCAGCAGAATGGCCAACAGACGAAACTCAATCGGCGTTAAATGTACCTCAATACCGTCGCGCAAAATTTGTCGGGCAGCCAGATCGATCTCAACGGTAGCAAACGTAAAACGAGGGTCGGTAGCGTGCCCGCTGGCATGACGACGCATGGCGACACGCAAACGCGCCTGCAATTCGCCGATGCCAAAAGGCTTGCTAAGGTAATCATCGGCGCCGGCATCAAGCGCAATGATTTTATCCGTCTCGTCCGTTCGCGCTGAAAGAACGATAATCGGCATCTGGCTCCACAGACGCACCTGACGGATAAACTCAACTCCATCGCCGTCCGGCAGACCAAGATCCAGAATAGCCAGATCCGGTTTACGGCTGGCCGCCTCCAGCAGTCCGCGCTGGAGCGTATCGGCTTCGTAAACTTTCAGTCCGTCAGCGTCCAGCGCCGTGCGTAACAGACGACGAATAGCCTGTTCATCTTCAACGATCAAAATGGTAGTCACGGTATTTCGCTAAGCTCTTCTAGTGTGGGCGGCGTCTCTTGTATCAGCGTAACACGAAAACAGGCTCCGCCGTGCTCCCGGTTGCAGGCGTGCAGCGTGCCGCCGTGAACGCTCACGATGGCCTGACAAATCGCCAGCCCCAGACCGACCCCCGGTATGGACGACTCTTTCATGCCGCGGGCAAATTTGTCGAAAATAGACAGTTCCTGTCCTGCGGGTATACCCGGACCGTTATCCCACACTTCCAGTATCAGATGATTTTCCTGTCTCCAGGCGCTAAGCCCAATTTGCGCCTGTCGCCCGGCATATTTAAGGGCATTCTCCAGCAAATTAATCAGTACCCGCTCAAACAGCGGGCCATCAACGTGGATCAGCATTAACGGTTCACCGAGCGCCAGCGTAATCGGGCGGCTGCCGGGTTCAAGGCTTTGCAGAGCGCTGCCCACCACCTCTTCCAGGGTCAGCCACTCTTTTTTGAGATTAAAACCGCCTGACTGAATACGTGCCATATCCAGCAGATTATTGACCAGCCGGGTCGTATTCAGGACATGCTGGCGAATTTCGCTGGCCTGTGGTGCATGTCTGGAACCTTCGCTGGCCAGATCGAGCGTCAGGATCTCCGCCTGGCCAAACAGCACGGTCAACGGAGTACGTAAATCGTGAGACAGGGCGGCAAGCAACGCATTACGCACGCTTTCACGCTCGCTGGCCAGCCGCGCCTGCTGTTCACTGACGGTTAATGCCAGACGCTCCAGCGCGCTGGCGATAAGCAACGTGAAGGTCTCCAGCAGACGTTGCTGCTCGGGGATCATCAGCTGGCGCAGACTGTCGGGAGCGACGACGATAAGCCCGTGCGTTCGGCTGGCGCTTTTTAACGGCAGGATTTGATAGGGCACGCCGGGCAAGGTGTCAGTACCCGCGCCGGCCGGCTGGCCGCGATCAAAACTCCAGCGGGCAATCGCTTCATCCCACGGCATCATGCCCGGCTGTTGATGAAGCGGCACCAGACGCGCGCTGGCATCGGGGAGCAGGATCTGGCTGCGGGCCTGAAAAGTAGACTGAATAAACTGCTCGCCGGTGGCGGCAATATCCTCAGCGCTACGGCTGATCGCAAGCTGCCGGGACATTTCATACAAATGGCGAGTGCGCTGTTCCCGGTAGCGGGCCACCCGGGCCTGATAGCGCATTCCGGCCGTCAGATTACCGATCACCAGGCCGACAATCAGCATCACGATAAACGTCAGGATGTACTGTACGTCGGAGACGGCGAGGGTTCCGTGCGGGGCGATAAAAAACAGATCGAAGCTGATAACATTGACGACGGTGGCCAGTACCGACGGCCAGCGCCCGTAACGCAGCGCTACCAGCACTACCGCCAGCAGGTAAATCATCACCAGGTTGGTGGGATCAAAGGCCGTCAGCCACTGCATTGCCGTCAGGGTGATCCCGGTGCACAGCGCGAGCGCCACAACACAGCCTTTTAACGGTACGCGCCAGCGGTCCAGCGCGGAACGGGCATCACTGGCGCGCGGTACCGGTACCGGCTGGTCGTCCAGCGCCACAATCACTATATCCAGATCCGGGGCGTGCCGGGATAAACGTTCGGCAAAGGAGCTGCTCTGCCATACGCGACGATGCGTCTGGCGTCCAACCACGATTTTGCCGAGATTGTGCTCGCGCGCATAGCGCAGGACCGCTTTTTCTTCTGACGGGTCGGCAAGGGTTGCCGTTTGTGCACCCAACTCCTGCGCCAGTCGCAGCGTAGTAAGGATGGCCTGGCGCTGCGCCCGGCTGAGCCGATGCAGCCGTGGGGTTTCAACGTAGATAGCATGCCAGACGCTGCCCAGTTTGGCTGCCAGACGTGCGGCGGTACGCACGCTTTTTTCGCTACCGTTATGATGACCAATGCAGAGCAGAATGGCGTCGCGGGTATGCCACACGCGCTCCTGGCCCTGATCCTCCCGCCAGGCCCGCATTTGTGAATCCACACGGTCGGCCGTGCGGCGCAGCGCCAGCTCGCGCAGGGCATACAGATTGCCCTTGCGAAAGAAATTCTCAATCGCCCGCTCGGCCTGCCCGGCGAAATAGACTTTTCCCTCGTGCAGGCGCTGGCGCAGATCGTTTGGCGGCAGATCGACCAGCACCACATCGTCTGCGGCATCAAACACCGGATCGGGCACCGTTTCACGTACCTGAATCCCGGTGACGCCGCTGACCACATCATTGAGGCTTTCCAGATGCTGCACATTAAGGGTGGTAAAAACATCTACCCCCGCCTCAAGTAGCTCCCCGACATCCTGCCAGCGGCGGGGATGACGCGAGCCTGGCGCATTGCTGTGCGCCAGTTCATCCATCAGGATCAAGGCCGGACGTCGCGCCAGCGCCGCATCCAAATCAAACTCCGGCACCTTGCGCCCGCGATGGTTAAACGTTCGTGGTGCCAGCTGCGTGAGTCCTTCCAGCATCGCCGCTGTTTCCCTGCGGCCATGGGTTTCGACGACGCCCGCCAGAACATCCAGCCCCTGAGCGTGTAGCCGCTGCGCCTCGGCCAGCATTGCCCAGGTTTTGCCGACGCCCGCGCAGGCACCGAAGAAAATTTTTAACTTGCCGCGGTGCGCTTTGGCAGTTTGCTCGAGCAGGCGATCGGGATCGGGACGCTGCGGCTCGTCGGTCATCTGTTTTCCTTAATGGCATCAAGCGACATATTTAGCTCAACAATATTTACCACAGGCTGGCCGAGAAAGCTGAACAACGGTTTTTGGGTGGCGCGTGCAATCAGCGGTTCGATTTGCGCGGGCGAGAGTTTACGCGCCTTCGCTACCCTCGGCAGCTGCCAGTAAATGGCCTGCGGGGTTAATTGACTGTC encodes the following:
- a CDS encoding helix-turn-helix domain-containing protein; its protein translation is MHKNTAYQSAITHILAIFDDRNKNRLAQYHALTFQADKICLLYAGDYSLVRRRDGLLLTRSRAPGITGMIMPGTPEQYVILHADSDCDYRLVSNKDFFSRIDELKAHQDMYTLLLAQVTRQQEREELLLGGSSMVCVQGAILLLSRLEPDMLASINVANFVIKMTNLSRSIVMKSVAFLREENAIEMSKGKLVRVNYLPDIP
- the fur gene encoding ferric iron uptake transcriptional regulator codes for the protein MTDNNTALKKAGLKVTLPRLKILEVLQGPDNHHVSAEDLYKRLIDMGEEIGLATVYRVLNQFDDAGIVTRHNFEGGKSVFELTQQHHHDHLICLDCGKVIEFSDDSIELRQREIAAKHGIRLTNHSLYLYGHCAEGDCRENEHIHEGNNK
- the fldA gene encoding flavodoxin FldA, translating into MAITGIFFGSDTGNTENIAKMIQKQLGKDVADVHDIAKSSKEDLAGYDILLLGIPTWYYGEAQCDWDDFFPTLEEVDFNGKLVALFGCGDQEDYAEYFCDALGTIRDIIEPRGATIVGHWPTAGYHFEASKGLADDDHFVGLAIDEDRQPELTAERVEQWVKQISEELHLDAIINA
- the ybfE gene encoding LexA regulated protein; the encoded protein is MAKEQTDRTTLDLFANERRPGRPKTNPLARDEQLRINKRNQLKRDKVRGLKRVELKLNADAVDALNELADARQISRSELIEEILLSQLALLHAQDIV
- the ybfF gene encoding esterase, coding for MKLNTRTQSAQHLTGSSPIVLVHGLFGSLDNLGVLARDLVRDYSILQVDMRNHGLSPRAPEMDYSVMAQDLLDTLDAHDIEKATFVGHSMGGKAVMALTALAADRIDGLVAIDIAPVRYAERRHDEIFAAINAVTDAGCATRQQAATVMRQHLNEEGVIQFLLKSFADGEWRFNVPVLWQHYSQITGWQTLPAWDRPALFIPGGNSPYVNEACREPLLAQFPQARAHVIAGAGHWVHAEKPEAVLRAIRRYLTEREAD
- the seqA gene encoding replication initiation negative regulator SeqA, with amino-acid sequence MKTIEVDDELYRYIASHTQHIGESASDILRRLLKFSAVAQPVSPVNKEVSAPAAVAEKKPANTAKDNVRAMRELLLSDEYAEQRKAVNRFMLILSTLYSLNSSAFAEATESLHGRTRVYFASDEQTLLQSGNQTKPKQVPGTPYWVITNTNTGRKCGMIEHIMQSMQFPVELIEKVCGTI
- the pgm gene encoding phosphoglucomutase (alpha-D-glucose-1,6-bisphosphate-dependent), which codes for MAVHNRAGQPAQQSDLINVAQLTSQYYVLKPTVGNPEHAVKFGTSGHRGSAARHSFNEPHILAIAQAIAEERAKNGITGPCYVGKDTHALSEPAFISVVEVLAANGVDMIVQENNGFTPTPAVSNAILVHNKKGGAQADGIVITPSHNPPEDGGIKYNPPNGGPADTNVTKVVEDRANALLADDLKGVKRLAFDAAMASGHVKEQDLVQPFVEGLAEIVDIAAIQKAGLTLGVDPLGGSGIEYWKRIAEHYNLNLTIVNDHVDQTFRFMHLDKDEVIRMDCSSESAMAGLLALRDKFDLAFANDPDYDRHGIVTPAGLMNPNHYLAVAINYLFQHRPQWGKDVAVGKTLVSSAMIDRVVNDLGRKLVEVPVGFKWFVDGLYDGSFGFGGEESAGASFLRFDGTPWSTDKDGIIMCLLAAEITAVTGKNPQQHYDELAARFGAPSYNRLGASATSAQKAALSKLSPEMVSADTLAGDPITARLTTAPGNGASIGGLKVMTDNGWFAARPSGTEDAYKIYCESFLGEEHRKRIEKEAVEIVSAVLKNA
- the kdpE gene encoding two-component system response regulator KdpE — protein: MTTILIVEDEQAIRRLLRTALDADGLKVYEADTLQRGLLEAASRKPDLAILDLGLPDGDGVEFIRQVRLWSQMPIIVLSARTDETDKIIALDAGADDYLSKPFGIGELQARLRVAMRRHASGHATDPRFTFATVEIDLAARQILRDGIEVHLTPIEFRLLAILLNNAGKVLTQRQLLTQVWGPNAVEHGHYLRIYMGHLRQKLEVDPARPAHLLTETGIGYRFMF
- the kdpD gene encoding two-component system sensor histidine kinase KdpD, giving the protein MTDEPQRPDPDRLLEQTAKAHRGKLKIFFGACAGVGKTWAMLAEAQRLHAQGLDVLAGVVETHGRRETAAMLEGLTQLAPRTFNHRGRKVPEFDLDAALARRPALILMDELAHSNAPGSRHPRRWQDVGELLEAGVDVFTTLNVQHLESLNDVVSGVTGIQVRETVPDPVFDAADDVVLVDLPPNDLRQRLHEGKVYFAGQAERAIENFFRKGNLYALRELALRRTADRVDSQMRAWREDQGQERVWHTRDAILLCIGHHNGSEKSVRTAARLAAKLGSVWHAIYVETPRLHRLSRAQRQAILTTLRLAQELGAQTATLADPSEEKAVLRYAREHNLGKIVVGRQTHRRVWQSSSFAERLSRHAPDLDIVIVALDDQPVPVPRASDARSALDRWRVPLKGCVVALALCTGITLTAMQWLTAFDPTNLVMIYLLAVVLVALRYGRWPSVLATVVNVISFDLFFIAPHGTLAVSDVQYILTFIVMLIVGLVIGNLTAGMRYQARVARYREQRTRHLYEMSRQLAISRSAEDIAATGEQFIQSTFQARSQILLPDASARLVPLHQQPGMMPWDEAIARWSFDRGQPAGAGTDTLPGVPYQILPLKSASRTHGLIVVAPDSLRQLMIPEQQRLLETFTLLIASALERLALTVSEQQARLASERESVRNALLAALSHDLRTPLTVLFGQAEILTLDLASEGSRHAPQASEIRQHVLNTTRLVNNLLDMARIQSGGFNLKKEWLTLEEVVGSALQSLEPGSRPITLALGEPLMLIHVDGPLFERVLINLLENALKYAGRQAQIGLSAWRQENHLILEVWDNGPGIPAGQELSIFDKFARGMKESSIPGVGLGLAICQAIVSVHGGTLHACNREHGGACFRVTLIQETPPTLEELSEIP